catcaaaagtcattgagattttagtgatgctcataagaagaagaagaagctcaataagattagcaataagcttgaaggctaagttacttgtggagatcaagtaactaaaggtatgcttgtcaatagagttttatagactaacccgtgtgctatgtgtttaagaatgagtggggttaggttctatatgaagattgacaatatgcttgaaggctaataagttacttgtggagatcaagtaacttaaggtataaatgttgtcatttaagttttatggactaacccatgtactttgtgcttgagagtgagttggggttaggattcataaaaaggcataagttgaattgaaatcatatataccaagagtgaagaacaagagtggactccatatatgaaaaagtgaattccttaaagatgtcgaatacaaagtggttttctatggcaagacggtgaagggcaagcaagactcggctgcgatggaccatccgtggtgaagggcaagcaaatggcttggcgccgaaggaccaaggcggtggtgaagagcgagtgaaggctttgcgccgatggaccgtgcgaggccatgggaagctatggatgattcacatcaatcatatgaaggatcaagaagagatggagtgaagaatatatggaagttggcaaccctcaaagtttgaaagaaaaagaagcggtacttgaaagttttcaaatgctcaaagtggttcaaatgagttttatctttgaatttgagtataggtatgccgcactattaagagggatgcaatgtgagctaattgtcgtgtctcagtgctcaagagttcccaaccaaacccaaagtgagagtttatTGTTAAGAGTACAGAgcggaaagtgtgaaagtgtccaaaataggttttggagtgttcctaatttgatcctttgtgttttaggtcatgaattcagttgggatgtgtagccctctgaataagctttccatagagtccaaaatcgtcgaaatcggactccggaatcaaaagttatcgccgtttttcggaggtcagctgtgctgtactcggagactccggtgaagaccggattctctggtacctggagtggccggagactccggtgtaggccggatattccggtaagttccagaaaagagcccaacggctagttttttgaagtgggctatttataccccactcaccccatcctttggggctgctggaaggggcacgaaagaacacatttttagagccaaaagaacctctcccactccattctagtgtgtgatttgagaagaaaagtgagttgggttgagagattggaagattgagtgcaagtgagctaaatccattcttgagcacttgagttcttgataagaagttctcgaagcgtttgttactcttggaggtgaagcctcctagccggctaggtgtcgccggtgagctcccgtgcttgtggtgagccgcggaaagtttgtgaaggtcgatctcgcctccggaaggaaagagatcaagttagtggaaaccgagctcaagtgtgaccgagcttggagaggaaagcggttgaaagagacccggctcgttggagcttcctcaacggagacgtggGATTCACGATGGTGAATctgaacttcaggaaacaattCTTTGCGTCTCCtatcttgtttccttacttttatgttcttactcaaatctttgtgcatattgctcgatctacttgtttgtgtgtatttgagtgtaggttcttcgtgaatctacttggaatcatctccgggaacacacgacatcacttggtttgagctagaactctctactcatttatttcattcagtttcgggctcagttctgtacagaacccggagaatccggcctttaccggagtttccggacctgtacacaccagagtatccggactacaccggagtctccggtgaacagtaatttcaggcatataaacagtgttttcagcctttttcaatttaagttttattgcatatctcttgctagaattgagtaatttttgtcaccttaggattgtaatttccacacttctttagggtgattgtgcactagttgagcctagcatatttaggtttttctcttgtgaaaaactcgttagtttatattccgctgcaagtttaggccaacggtagaaagggttgaatttttgtaaaaacgcctattcacccccatctaggcgacatcattgtcctttcagcgCAAAcggataaatatatgaaaattgtgtcGGTCAAGACTCTAATCGTAGTGGCGTAACCAACTCCGATCGTAGTGTGTCTCAATCGCGTGAccctccctctatatatatctgtcaGCCACCGCACAAAGGTGATGAGTAAGTTGCATGTTTGCAATTAGtgttttgccaatttctctctaCTGCACCATCACACGTAGATTATTCCATCCCGCTACGCCAGCGTGCATCGATGAACGAGAGAGCAGATCTTCGGAACCCGTTGCTCTTGAGATTCTGCATCGGGAAAgagtgaataaggtttttagtaAGCGCTCGTTGTGACTGCTCATGATTGCTTCCTCTATATCATCATGTGCTACTTCGTCTATATTGCCATTGTCGTCATCGTCTGCTACATCGAGATCaacttcgactacttcatcttcatcatcgcctACTGCATCGACATCACGGGGCTTCTGCATCTCACGTCGTCATCGGATACATATATTGGAATCCTACTAAAGTGTTTAATCAAGTGACTAGTCGATATACTATTCAAGTATTTTAGTCGATATATTTCTCGAGTGAGTTAGTCAAGATACTTCTCGAGTATTTAGCCGAGGTTGATTAGGGTTGTTCGAATTCTAATAGATTCTACTCGAATTTTGTTGGGGCTCGTGTGAGCTAGTCgataattaattatttgtatctattcatattcatgttatatcagaaaataaattaaattaaatctgaaagtgatATTATTTTGAACAGTTTTTTTTGGGTTCTGCTGAGGCTAAAAGCTCGGCCTCATATGTTAGTATAACTAGCAGATTGGCACACCTACGTCGCGCCTTTTTTGTTGTTGCACagaacatgacaaaagaagactaaacaaattagattcaccaattttaggcatctcaatatttatttatgaattgattaatatttaatatttttattttgttaagGGGAAAACAGTAGtctttttatgcatgcacataattttaatatgtagacgacagtaatacgaacctaacaaaatttgtttcattttttttttagttttagatatttttctgtgcattttagattatttcagccgatttatctgtataactattatacctttcgctattttttggaatttctaaaaaattgtattatacggatacatatatgtatacgtatacagatacatatatgtataagtatatatgtgtatacatacggggtcccacatgaacagtagctacagtgGTCCAGGGATCCCAGGCACTTTAGTATAGAGTAATTGATTTGTGTGAACCAAACGATCATATACCTGGGCGTTAACAACGTTGGACTCACTTCAGCACAGTCAAGAGATCCAAACGCAGCCTACGTCGGCAACAGCCAGATCCAGCCATCCAGATCCAGTCAGATCCTCCTCAGCGTGACCTGCGGCTGATGGCATGCATTTGGACCTCTGACTTCTGTGAGAGAGACTGAACCGGCGAACCGGTCTAGCTGACAACAGCATGTCTGCTACCGTTTGCGGCTAGCCTTGATCGCAGACACACCTGATCTCGTCGATCTGCGAGACGCTATCAGCAACAGCGAAACATCAGGCATGTGCGGAAATGCACAAAGTCAGAACCTGATATCTCGAGTTGGAGATTGATTCAGATGCACGCACGCAGCTCTGTCTTGTGCTAGCCTGATTTCTCTGTGCACTATATATAGTATCTTCTTTATCTGTACCTAGCTATAGCTGGTTCAGTTCATGACAATACATCTACTGTCTTTGTGATGAACAGAAGGAACTTATTAAGAAAAACAGGAGATACTGTATAATAACACCACATAGATTTACCAATACTAATTCTTTTTCTCGAGCACGTGGGAGATTTCTGTATTTTGTATTAAATGGTGAGAAAACAAATTGTAAATCTATGAGGTGGACTTCCAGTAGCGTTCTCAATAAACCACTCCCCTTTTGCTTTGACTTGCTGATATGACATGCCACCACACCCCTCTTGCTTGTGACCTGTCTTCACCGAATAATTGCCAAGTTAATTCCGTCCATGGATTCGCCTTTCACCCAAAAAATAATAAGACCTGCCTTTCCCTGATTCGATTCGTGCACATCGATCTCCTCAACAGCGACCAGTGGTGCCGCAATTGAGAGCGCCGCTGCCTCACCTTTTTCTTCCCCATTGTGCCATTTCCCTGCTCATGTCGTACCCCACATAGGGGGTTATATAAGGGccccctctctttctcagcCTCAAAACAAGAACAACGCTGTTGTTCCATTGCTAGAGCAAGAACTGTACTCCTCCCTTGACTGGCGAGGAAAGTCAGGTTCGTGCCTTTAGATTGGAGATCTCGCCATCTTTTTCCAAGGATTTGATTGTTAGCATGGAGAAAGGTTTGAGGGTTGGTGCTGACGAGGACCACGAGGAATGGGTGCACGATTCATCCGTAGATCACCGTGGGAGGCCTCCCCTCCGCGCCGCCACCGGGTCGTGGAAGGCCGCAATGTTCATCATCTGTGAGTCAAATTGAGTTACAATGTACcgatcagttttttttttttttgtagtttCTTGCTGGGTTGATGTACAATTCCCTTCCCAAGATGGTCACCGATTTAGTTTCTTTTTCCTTAATTGATTCCTTGTTTGGCATGCAGTGATTGAGTTCAGCGAGAGGTTGAGCTATTTCGGGATCGCGACGAGCCTGATGATATACCTCACCAAGGTGCTGCAAGAGGAAATGAAGGTTGCGGCCAAGAACGTGAACTACTGGATGAGTGTCACCACGCTGATGCCGTTGCTTGGCGGCTTCGTCGCCGATGGGTACCTCGGGAGGTTCTCCACCGTCGTCTTCTCGACCATCGTCTACCTACTGGTGAGCTCTCCCTCCTCCCCCCTCTGCGCATTCGGTGCTTGAGAGAAACGTGAAACCACTTGAACAAGCGACCGCTTTCTTGCCGTCGGAATGGCTTCATGTGTGCTTATGCTCCGCCTTGCAGGGTCTGGTCCTCCTGGCGACAACGCAGTTGGCGCCACGCCTGAAGCCTGACCACTCGCTGCACTTGCACGGGACGTTGTTCTTCGTCGGCATATACCTGGTGTCCGTCGGCACCGGCGGGCACAAGCCGGCGCTGGAGAGCTTCGGCGCCGACCAGTTCGACGAGAGCCACGCGGCGGAACGGGTACAGAAGATGTCCTTCTTCAACTGGTGGAACTGCGCGCTCTGCTCGGGCGTCCTGCTCGGCGTCACGGTCATCGTCTACGCCCAGGAGCGGGTCGGCTGGGGCGCCGCGAGCGTCGTGCTCGCGGCGGTCATGGGCGCCTCGCTCGTCGTCTTCCTCGCCGGGTGGCGGTTCTACCGGTACAGGGTGCCGGAGGGCAGCCCGCTGACGCCGCTGCTGCaggtcgtcgtcgccgccgcgagGAAGAGGCACCTCGAGCTGCCTGCCGACGCTGGTGAGCTGTACGAGGTGAAGCCGCAGAATATCAAGATGAGGCTGCTTTGCCATACCGACCAGCTTAGGTGAGAACTGACGTTGCTTTCTTTGCACAAAATAAACGATCGTGAAATGCAATCACTAGTCCAGTGATGGCGATTCGAGTTATTTATCCAATTTTGCTGCTCCTGGATGAACAAATCTGGACGAAATCTTTGAAAAGCAAATGGAACAGTGACCATTACGTAATCGTGCATGATCAAGGCAGAAATGCTGGCCTTTTTGTTGATGGTGCGTGATCATATGTGGTACGTGTAGGTTTCTCGACAAGGCGGCCATAGTGGAGCACGGCGGAGGCGAGGAAGCGCGCGGGCCGTGGCTTCTGGCGACGGTGACGCAGGTGGAGGAGACGAAGCTGGTGCTGGCCATGGTGCCCATCTGGGTGTCCACGCTCCCCTTCGGCATGGCGGTGGCGCAGGTGTCcaccttcttcatcaagcaGGGCAGCGTGATGGACCGGAGCCTGGGCCCGCACTTCGTGCTCCCGCCGGCGTCGATCTTCGCGCTGGCCGCCATCGGCATGATCATCACCGTCGCGCTCTACGACAAGGTGCTTGTGCCATACATGCGGCGCGCCACGGGGGGCGTGCGCGGGATCAGCATCCTGAAGCGCATCGGCATCGGCATGGCGTTCACGATCGTGGCCATGGCCGTGGCGGCTGCCGTGGAGAGGCGGCGCCTCAACGCCGCGGCTCCGGCGTCCATGTCGGTGTTCTGGCTGGTGCCACAGTTGGTGCTGATGGGCGTCGGCGACGGGTTCGCGCTGGTGGGGCTCCAGGAGTACTTCTACGACCAGGTCCCCGACAACATGCGCAGCCTGGGCATCGGGCTGTACCTGAGCGTGATCGGCGCCGGCAGCTTCCTGAGCAGCCTggtgatcacggcggcggaccGCGCGAGCTCCCGTGGCGGGCACGCGAGCTGGTTCGCCAAGGACCTGAACCGCAGCAGGCTGGACCTCTTCTACTCGCTGCTCGCCTGCATCGGTGCCGTCAACCTCGTGTTCTACATGCTCGTCGCCGCCAGGTACTCGTACAAGACCGTCAAGGGCGCCGCCAGGGTCGGCGACGACAAAGCCGGCGACATTGAGTGCGCCGCCGCTGCTTGATTCTTCATCAACCAGCTAGTTAATTGGCAGCTAGCAATTACTCCGTAGTAGATAAAGGTGTATGATAATATGCATGTCGTGTGATCGTATCACTCCAGCTATGGTGCATGCTTGGGAGGATCGCTAGTTGCTTGGAGAATGCTAGTGGACGGGCTGAAATGCTCAGTTGATGGGCTGAGCTTGGTCggatcttttttatttttatattttaaaaaaatcgaaaATTATAAGTATATGTGTTTGTTAGGGACCTATCGTCCTTCCAACATCcgatatatttataattttagatttaaagtatataaaaatgaaaaaatgttTTACTTTTTCCTGGATAGGCTCGTTGTATCAAAGAAGGAAGTCCGTCTGTTTGGGCTACACAACAACAAGATTTTCCCGAGGCAGATTTCTGGCCCAAATCATGGGCCTCAACAGGCCTTCTTGCCCTCCCTTCCTGCAGTTCCGGACATGGCAATCCGGCATGGCGGGCATGATTAGTAAAAGACACAAAATCATAAATCCATGAAAAGCAACAAATTAGTAATAGGATTTGGAAAAATATTGAACTAGTTTTTTTCAATTTGTTGAAGTAGCTCTTAAAAATGTGAAtcaaaacatttcaaaataccgAATGTATATACAAGACACACAATTATAAATCAATGAAAAGCAAAAGATTAATAATATGATTAGGGAAAAACAAAAACGTAAAAAATTACATTTGGGCCGCGCCAATTTTACTTGATAGGCCATCTTCTGGGATGAAAGCCAAGGTGGCTCAGTGGCCTTGGTTGCACGGTGGTCAAGTAAGAGAATGAAAAGCTTCTAATCAGATTACTAACATTTCTGACCACTAACACATATTGTATTTGGGGAAAAGTAAAATTATTTGAAGTATTATattgtatattttaaaatttttgaagtagtatattttCTATTCCATTCTTCAGGTCAAGTAAAATTATTTGAAGTAGTACTCCCTATAATCATAAATACTTGCCGCTTCGATTAAGATCTAAGTT
The nucleotide sequence above comes from Phragmites australis chromosome 4, lpPhrAust1.1, whole genome shotgun sequence. Encoded proteins:
- the LOC133915116 gene encoding protein NRT1/ PTR FAMILY 5.7-like, whose translation is MEKGLRVGADEDHEEWVHDSSVDHRGRPPLRAATGSWKAAMFIILIEFSERLSYFGIATSLMIYLTKVLQEEMKVAAKNVNYWMSVTTLMPLLGGFVADGYLGRFSTVVFSTIVYLLGLVLLATTQLAPRLKPDHSLHLHGTLFFVGIYLVSVGTGGHKPALESFGADQFDESHAAERVQKMSFFNWWNCALCSGVLLGVTVIVYAQERVGWGAASVVLAAVMGASLVVFLAGWRFYRYRVPEGSPLTPLLQVVVAAARKRHLELPADAGELYEVKPQNIKMRLLCHTDQLRFLDKAAIVEHGGGEEARGPWLLATVTQVEETKLVLAMVPIWVSTLPFGMAVAQVSTFFIKQGSVMDRSLGPHFVLPPASIFALAAIGMIITVALYDKVLVPYMRRATGGVRGISILKRIGIGMAFTIVAMAVAAAVERRRLNAAAPASMSVFWLVPQLVLMGVGDGFALVGLQEYFYDQVPDNMRSLGIGLYLSVIGAGSFLSSLVITAADRASSRGGHASWFAKDLNRSRLDLFYSLLACIGAVNLVFYMLVAARYSYKTVKGAARVGDDKAGDIECAAAA